CCACCTAGGAAGAGAATCTCAACAAAGAATTGTCTAAATTGCATTGATCTGTGGGCATGTTTGTGGATGACTGTCGTAAGTAGTTGATATGGAAAAGCCCAGCTGACTGTGGGCAGCAAATTCCCTAGTCAGGGAGTTTTACATTCTATAAGAGTAAAAAAAAACTGAGCCAAGTTACAAACAAGTAATGTGGCTTGACTCTACTAACCTCCCTCTTAACCATGGATATGACAATTATCTTGAGCCCCCTGCATAGTGAGTTCCTTATGAAATTGTAATATGAAATCAACCCTTTCTCCCTGTTGCTTTTTGTCAAGGTGTTTTATTAGAGCAACGgaattaaaactaaaatgaagGGTAAGCTTGAAAATTGTAGAAAGTTAAAATGCTGCAAACCCCAACTTCCAAAAAAGAGCCATTGTTCAGTCCCTCTGAAAACCATCCTTGCCTCCCTCGATCTGCCCTAACATCGTTATGACAACCAAACTTTTTAAATGAATCCTTAGAAGACCGCCAACTTTCATCaacccaaaagctaagaatgtcaccagatagtctattttttaaagaattttaaagtctattttctgTTCATTGAAGTTGCAGCTTTCTGTTACTATCTATTCCAAGACGTTTCTCTGATGAGGTTGAGCCATGCACTAGTCAGAATAATAGTGGATTTTACCATAGGACCCATGCCCTATGTAGCCATAGGCTTTTGGCCTTATTGACTGTGTCATCTTTTAGAGCAGGCCTTAAACCCATCAAATCCAATCTTAAAAAGTGATTGGCCACACCCATAACATTCATGCCACTTTTGTACTGGTAGAAGTATTTTGCTGGGCAGATCATTGTTGTAGTTCCCAGGGTGCATAGCTGAGCAAGATTCTTGGTTCCTTTTCCCCTCCAGTAGTGTGCATAGAATCTTCCAGCACTGTATATAGTCATCCCAGTAGAGATGAAGCTTCCAGTTAAGTCCCAGGTAGATTTCTCTGTGCTCTATGACTAAagtgtgtgatgtcttcagcaaccAAGTCTTACTGTCAAGTTCTAGATGGAAATCAAGAACATTGGAAATAACTTAATATGTTTGGAGGAAGGGGTCTATGAGATACCATTGACCAACATCTCAAATaatgtaacccattcctggttCTGGGGTTTTATTTCATAGCATTTGATGTCTAATTGAGATGTTTGTTCTGACATTATAGAGTATCTCCATTTGAACTACTGtaataggtttttctttttcttttttttttctttttcttctttgttttttctttttttggagaggaaagagtttatttcatcttatatcttacAGTACATTATGGATGGTAGTCAGGACAGgaaggttaagagcaccgactgctcttccagaggtcctgagttcaattcccagcaaccacatggtggctcatgaccagaTAGATTCTTAAATCTACAGAAGTTTCCCTGTATCAGCTGGAGCCCACCTACTTGAACTAATAAAATCTCATGTGGCCATTTTCCAGTAGAACTTAGGGTTTAGAGCAACATGAATGTGTGCCCCCAGAACCTCATCACTTAAATTTGGCTCCAGATAGAAactttgttctattttttattcCATTTGAGGTGAGAGCTATGTTTCTGAGCCAACAAACATtagcataaaatttattttaagtccataaaataaatacaaggcCAAGAAAATATACTCACGAATGATGGCTCATGGGCATGCTTTCTGGTGCTGAGATTATGTCACTCACGTAGCTCAGTGAAGAGACATTCATTCCACCTAGACACTTATGTATGCATACACTACATAGCTCCAacagaatttaaaacattttcataatattgAAGTCTTTTTATAATTCAACCACCTGGTCAATCTCTGTTGTATCTATTAAGGTCGTAATCATTTCAAATTAATAGCAAAGATTAGGAATCTGGAAAGATATAGTTTAGTAAGtagtacttgccacacaagcatgatgAACAGAGTTTGGACTCCAGTGTAAAAATTCAGGCATGGCAGGATTACATCTGTaatccagtactggggaggcagaaatagaAGGACTCTCAGGGCTCACTGGACAGCGGGTCTAACTGAATCAACGAGTTCAAGGTTCAATGACAGCCTGtgtcaaaaataaggtggactgGGTCAGCAAGacggctcagtagataaaggcatTTGCCTCCAATCCTAATAGCCTGACTATGGCCTCCATTTCCCACATAGTGGAAGAAAAGTACCTACTCCCAGCTTCCATGGGTGTCTTTGCTACCCATGAAGAGTattccattttataaaaaaataacaaaaacatatgtATCCTTTTTTCATTCAATATGTGTTGGCCGTTAGGAAACGTTTTTAGTTTTCCTTGGAACCGTTCGATTCTCCTTGGTTTACAATGAGGACTATAGAGTCAGATTGCTTGAGTTTAAATGTCAGATCACCATGAAATAGCCATGTGACTATGTTACCTAATCTGGGTGTGCAGAAATGGAAAGCAGATCATGTGCTATAGAAGGGTAAAATGAGTACATCTGCAGCAGGCGTTGCATTAATAGGAGTATGTTGAGTCCATCAATACACAAGAGTCATCAGAAATCACAGTGAGTCCCTATGCCAGCAAAGCAGAGAAGCATGAGTTAGTGGGGGCAGAGCAACAGGAATATGAGTTATGGCTCTCCAATCCGCAGCACAAGTGGAAAGTACATAGCAAAGTAGATTACTCTACAGGCTATTAGTTACTATAAAGGCATCCCATGATTTGGTCACAAGATGAATAGACCTGATCTTTCTGGTATACACCCTAAACTtcccagacctctgcctggcACCAGATAAGCTGTGTCAGGGGTGCGGTTCCTCCCTCTAGCTTTTCTGCACCACGCTCagttccttttttctcttcctatcAGAATGTCTAGGAAGTAGATATTAGGGGACAACAAAAGTTGTGGTCTCTCTCAGTCCCAGGCACTAGCAATAGCGGTAACCATGAGTGAATCTATGGAATCAAAGACACAGCAACTGGGCTCTCTAGGTAAGGATGGGCTGGGACTGTGGGATCTCAGAGAGGGAGGCCTGAGGGGCAGCTTGTGGCTCAGCCTTCCCAGGCTCTGACTGATgctttgtttttccagaggatGAAGAATGTTTGGTGAGTGATACCAGGTATTCTGTTATCAGTTCTCAATTACGAAGAAAATTTGGAATCAAGTGGTTGGCAGGTACATCAGGGTGAGGGCCTGAGGAAAAGTAGACTACCTTCCCCCAGAAGCAGGTCCTGGGAAACTGGAGTTGAGATCTTAAACTTCTCACTCAGTTCTGGGAGATGGAGGCTGGGGGATGGAATTGTGGGCCATAGGAAGAGGCTCAGGGTCTAGACTCATGTGCCCTGTGGGAAGAGGATGGCAGCAGTAAGTCTGTCCTGGGGCCACGCTGAAGCAAGGTCACTATGATTCTAACACAACTACCTTCTGTTCTGCAGAGTATACGAGGCAGAGCCACAACCCCTTGGTCGTGCAGCTGCTATCCTTCCTGTTCTTGGCTGTGCTTCTGCTGATCATTCTTGTCCTAGGTCAGGCATAATGAAGGGCTCAGTTCTCTGATCTGGCTCTACAGCCTGTCTAGAAAAGTGATGGTGAATGCAAGTTGGGAACATAACCTTCAGTGATACTAGGAGCTTATCAGGGACATTTCCTCTGTCTCTGAtacatcagagagaggaggggagggtctCAGAGAAGAGCTGTGGCTCTATTTCTCCTGATAGGTCacctttctctgagtttctaGTTTCCTAGCCATTAAAGATATTAACCAGGGGCAGGAGAGTtgtctcaacagttaagagcacttactgttcttctaTAACAAAGGTTTGGTTCTAGAAGGTTTAGTTTTCAGCATACACACCTTGATCCACAGCCATCTAAAACCCTAGTATCAGGgtatccaataccctcttctgagctCCCCAGAGACACGACAAGCACGTggagtatatacatacacacaggcaaaacagtcatacacataataaatgaataaataagaaaacaaatacatgttTAAAGACATCAGGCAGAAATTGTCCTAaacactgaggcagaaggatgtgcCTGCATCCTACTACTTGTGAAGTTGAGATAAGATGAGGACATCTGCCCAGGAGTAGGAGAAATCAGTGATAAGATAGTGAGACCCACCTTCCAAAAAACAACACAATGTCccaagagacccagtgaaggcCATGGCAAAAAGGAGGCATTTAATAaatatggggatttttttttctgtcttggctAAGTCTCAAAGGCCCCCAGCTCAGATGTTCAGGACAAAATCTACCAGGAGCTCATGCAATTGAAGACTGAAGTTCATGGTGAGTGATTCTTTTAGTCATCAGAGTCTTTGAGTGTCAATTTCCTTCTCTGTACTTGAGATCACAATTGTAATCACACTGAGACTAGAACTAGGTGTTTGCAGGGGCCATGTACACAGTAGGCACTCAGTGTTCACAGAAATTGTGTGCAGCATAGACACTGTTCGCAGCCATTCACACAACAGACGTTCAGTGTTCAAAGGGGTTATGTAAACAGTAAGCATACAATGTTCACAAGGGCTGTACACACAGCAATCACTCAGTGTTCATAGGAGCCCTATACACTATGGGCACGATTAAGTTCACAGAGGTTGTGCACACAGTAGGCCCTCAATCAAGATAGCTCTGACCTCTGGGCTGAACTCTACGTCTCAACATTTTTCTGACTGGAAAAGATGGGCTTAGTACTTCTGTATTTTTCTGGGTGCAGAAGAGGATAAGGAAACGCAGAGGGGAATGGCTCCCCAGAATGCTGTAATGAGTAAGGGTTTTGGCTCTGGGGATCTTAAAGGttgaggagaaatgggaacacaGACATCTAAGTATGTCCATGTAATCTGCTTCTTCCAACAGACGGCTTGTGTCAACCCTGCCCCAGAGACTGGACATTCTTCAATAGAAGCTGTTACTTTTTCTCCAAGTCCAAAAGAAATTGGCACAACTCCATCATCGCCTGCCAGGAACTGGGGGCCCAATTGGTCATCATAGAGACAGATGAAGAGCAGGTATGCCAGATGGAGCCCCATCCTTGTCTGGAACATGGATCTGGCTGTGGTCATCTGAGAGTGAGACCACTTGCTAGACAAGGCTATGAGTAAGATGCCACTTTTCCTATCTGAATAGAGAAGGGTGGAAATGAGGGGCCCCCAAGTACTCTCCATAGAGCCACACATAAGACTTAAACATTTTCGGTGCATTGGGGGGATGCCTAAAATGTAACCACTATCTTTGTGTGCTGGAAAGTATTAAACTCCTTTTCTCACCAGGGGACATATGTCCTGCTAGACTAGAGACTAGGGAAATGTCCTTTACAaaggtgcttgccttgcaaacacaaggaCTTGAGTCTGAAACCACATTTTGAAGGCTGGTTATGGATTTGGAGAGATTTCTAAGTGGGTAAAGAGTTCTTACTGCTGAAACATGAAGATCCCAGTTAGGGGCCTCAGCATCTGTGGGAAAAAGCAAGCATGGTCACAGGTAGGCCTTAATCCCCATGTTGGGGATGGAGCCTGCAGACAGGAAGATATCCAAGGCTTGCTGACTGCCAGCCTAGCTTCAAGCCCTGTAAGAAATTCTCATCCTAGAGAACTAAGTGGAAAGCAATGTAGCAGGACGCCTGATACCTTCCTGTGGCCTCTGCATGTGTAATCACGGTCTGcaaacacctgcacacacatatgcacatacaacagagagagagagagaaagagagagagagagagagagagagagagagagagagagagagagagagagagagagttatcatgcccacattttaaaatatattttttattatttgatattttcatgcatgcatacaatgcATTTTCATCCTATTCACACCGATCACTTCTCCCTCTAACTCCTTCTGATTCCACCCCCATCTCTTCCCAGTTTCATGCCCCACCCCTTTTTCTGTATCCCAATGAGCACCACCATGTTTCCCACATATATTCATGGACATGGGGCCCTCCCCAGAGCTTAGTTCTCCCCTAGAAGGCATCAACTGTCCTAGTTCATGAACACTTCCCCTCTCCACACTGCAGTGTAGACAAACTCGATCTAGTGCAGGCAACCACAACTGCTGTGAAGTCATAAGTGCAGCAGTTCCCCCCTagtctctgactcttacaatcttttgtcttctcttccatgGTACGCCCAGAACCTTGAGTGTAGACatgatacagatgtcccatttagagccCAGCACTAGACACTTATTCTTTGCTCTTTGAGCAGCTATGAGATTCTGTTTCAGCCATCATCCACTacacaaagaagcttctctgatgaggtatGAGATCCACACTAATCCAGAGCTATGGAGACATGAAGGCAGTTTGAAGCATTAGCAAAATAATATTGGAAGGTTCATCCTTGGGGCCTATGAGATCCCCGGTCATGGGTTCTTGGCCAGATTTAAAGTACCAGGCATGTGTTTCCTCTTGTGGAATACCCCTTAAATCCAagcagaaagcagttggttacacCCATAACACTTACATTAATGTTGCAGGCAAAGGTAGCTCTTGCCAGGCTGGGTCATTACTGCACCTCATGTTGTTCACTGTTGGGTAAGACTGTTGTTCACTTTTCTCCCATAGCAGCCTGTGTAGCACTTCCAGGCACTTGGAAGTTAGTGGACCTAATGCctgcactggggagacagaaataACCTATTTCTGAGTCTTGCTAAGCAGCTAGTCTACCTGATTGAACCAATGAGAAATTTTTATCTCAAATTTGTAGAGggcaattgaagaagacaccaaaggctgacctctggccttgACAACCATttgcacatgcacccacactcacatatggcacaaatatagacacatatacatacagacattgtgcacacatgcaaaataaatctTATTGTAAAGTTCTTCCCATTTTCTTGGTGTTTATCCTCATCAATAGGACATCACCCGGTACAGAGCTGGACACGGCTGGTATGCATCTTTAGCAACCATTGTGAACTGATACAAATGCTTCCCTCACATTAAAGCTAGTCAGGAGTCAATTCCCACAGACATTCTCAGATCACCCAAGACAGACAACCTTGCAGCATTACTAAGTGTGTTTGTGGGAAGGCCAGCTGTGTGCCAAAGTCCATCTTCCTATaagagtagatagatagatggatagatagatagatagatagatagatagatagatagatagataccacCTAGGTATCCATGAATGCCCATAACCCAGTAGAGCAGAAGCAAGAAGTCAGATTGCAAGTAGAACTTCCTGCAAACGTTTATGGAGATAAAAGCTCTCCTCCTTTGACTCCTCCTTGTGTCCCACTCCAGACCTTCCTGCAGCAGACTTCTAAGGCTAGAGGACCAACCTGGATGGGTCTCTCAGACCTGCATAATGAAGCCACATGGCACTGGGTGGATGGCTCACCTCTGTCACCCAGGTATGTCTACAATGAAAGGTACACTgtacagtgtatgtgtgtctctggcACGCTGACTTGAGCTATTTGGGGGAGCTCATACTCCTCTTCCTGGCCCCTTAGGAAAAAGAGCTCCTGAATTTGCTAATGGAAGATCATGCACAGACAGAATAGCAGCAAATCCCACCATTAAATCAGTAGGAGATGCATTCCTCTGACGGGTATTGATTTTAATGTAGAATATTTAGTGTAGGTATGTaggtataaaatacaaaatgaagtaAGGTCACTGGGAAAGGAGACTATTAACCACAGCCACTGGGTGAGGGAGAGGACTATTACCATGGGAAACAGTGGTTAAACTGGAAATGTAACTGTTGTGGTTGCCTAAATGTATAAAGCCCTAGTTCTGTGCCAGCACCATGTGCGCCAAGTGTGGTATTACATGCctatagttccagcacttgggaggtagaggcagaaggatgagaaATTTGAGTTCATCCTTGGTtatgtagtgagtttgagaccagccagggccacatgagaccctgtctcagaaaagaaaaagaagatgaaggaaaaggaaggagaggagatgggaggaaagcagagggaagaagaggggaaggagaagaggggaagaggaaaggaagggagggaagagaaaggaagggagagggaaaaaggaatggcaaggaagggaaggaaggatatggaggggagagaaagggagggaagagagggaagggaaccTGCATTGAGGGAGGATGTGAAGACATTGAGCTTCCAGAAACTAAAAATGTGGTATGTAGCATGCCAGTGGGGCAGATTAAGGTTCTGTGAACTGGTGgtatagttctctctctctctctctctctctctctctctctctctctctctctctctctgtgtgtgtgtgtgtgtgtgtgtgtgtatgtgtgtgtgtgtctgtgtgtgtgtgagtgtgtgtgagtgtgtgtgtgtgtgtgtgtgtgtgtgtgtgtgtgtgtgttaatttggTTTCAGTGGAGttctttttggggggttgttttattttgtttgttgttgctatgATAACTATCCtagcaaaagcaacttgaagtcagaaaaggtttatttagatCACAAGTTCAGGTTACAGTCtgtcttattgctgtgatgaaataccatggccaaaagcgagttagggaagaaataaagatttgTCTTACATTTCTATATCTGTAGTTCGTGAGGAAATTAGGAT
This portion of the Arvicanthis niloticus isolate mArvNil1 chromosome 24, mArvNil1.pat.X, whole genome shotgun sequence genome encodes:
- the LOC143438155 gene encoding CD209 antigen-like protein D isoform X1, which encodes MSESMESKTQQLGSLEDEECLVSDTRYSVISSQLRRKFGIKWLAEYTRQSHNPLVVQLLSFLFLAVLLLIILVLVSKAPSSDVQDKIYQELMQLKTEVHDGLCQPCPRDWTFFNRSCYFFSKSKRNWHNSIIACQELGAQLVIIETDEEQTFLQQTSKARGPTWMGLSDLHNEATWHWVDGSPLSPSFTQYWNKGEPNNVGDEDCAEFSGDGWNDLRCDILSFWICKKVSTSSCSTK
- the LOC143438155 gene encoding CD209 antigen-like protein D isoform X2; amino-acid sequence: MFEYTRQSHNPLVVQLLSFLFLAVLLLIILVLVSKAPSSDVQDKIYQELMQLKTEVHDGLCQPCPRDWTFFNRSCYFFSKSKRNWHNSIIACQELGAQLVIIETDEEQTFLQQTSKARGPTWMGLSDLHNEATWHWVDGSPLSPSFTQYWNKGEPNNVGDEDCAEFSGDGWNDLRCDILSFWICKKVSTSSCSTK